TTAGATAAAACTCAGCTTAACATAATGGATAAAATAGCTACTGAGAAAACACTAAATGAATTAAAGCCCGACTTTGTAATTCATACAGCATGCATAACAAATAAATATATTTGTGAGTATAATGAACCTTTGGCCTATGGTGTAAATACCCTAGGAACTTTAAATATTGCCAACTGTTGTAATTTTCTCAATATACCCATATTATACCTATCTAGCACAGATGTATACGGTGATATTAAATCTTCCCCCTATAGCGAGATTGATGAATGTATTCCAATAAACGCCTACAGCAAGAGCAAGTTAGGGGCAGAAGAATTAATCCAAACTATTTGCACCAAATATTTTATCCTTCGCAGCTCAAATGTATTTGGTGGCAATGATTGTTTTGTTAGAAAACTTCTAAAAGGTAAACATACTGCAATTTATCTGTTTTCTAATCCCACTCTTTCCATAACTTATATAGAAGATTTGACTGCAGTTATTCAGATGCTTCTAGCCACTGATAAATATGGAGTATATAACTATACAAATGAAGGTTGTTTATCAAAATCACAGCTAATAAATAGTATAATAGAATTAGGTAATCTTAATGTTCCATTGATTGTAAATTCAGATAAACTTTTATCAAATATCATCAAAGAACCTAAGTATACCTGCGTGAATAGTTCTCTTATAAAAGACTCCCTTAATATTGAAATTCCTCCTTGGAATGATAGACTTAAAGATTACATTAATAAGAAAAATTAAAATAGACTAGACTAATATACTAACTTGTTCACCTATAAATTTTAAATGTTAAAATTTTGTATCGCATTGACATTTAGACACTTTCGGAATAGAATATCAATATAGGTATACCCGCTATGGGTATGGAGGTGTTTTTA
This DNA window, taken from Clostridium estertheticum, encodes the following:
- a CDS encoding SDR family oxidoreductase gives rise to the protein MNILITGAKGNVGAYLCSVLSKSHTIYGLDKTQLNIMDKIATEKTLNELKPDFVIHTACITNKYICEYNEPLAYGVNTLGTLNIANCCNFLNIPILYLSSTDVYGDIKSSPYSEIDECIPINAYSKSKLGAEELIQTICTKYFILRSSNVFGGNDCFVRKLLKGKHTAIYLFSNPTLSITYIEDLTAVIQMLLATDKYGVYNYTNEGCLSKSQLINSIIELGNLNVPLIVNSDKLLSNIIKEPKYTCVNSSLIKDSLNIEIPPWNDRLKDYINKKN